The proteins below are encoded in one region of Hordeum vulgare subsp. vulgare chromosome 3H, MorexV3_pseudomolecules_assembly, whole genome shotgun sequence:
- the LOC123443858 gene encoding protein YIPF1 homolog → MMSGGGYSALDDPKASGSVPAATGPDPQTIKFTESNLQTFPPSEAKGKISGAYRPPTDSDDTFSSKVGGAGGGRGSDGGSDDAAQGGWFRMFSVAAYKPYFDVDTSDVVERIWESVFPFRGNFTEKTSDKPDLYGPFWTCTTLIFVAASIATFVTYLSHKWHKKEWTYDINLVTWSAGLFYGYVTFVPLGLYVILKYFSAPAGLVQLWCLYGYSLFIFIPASLLSIVPIEIFRWVIAGVAGFMSATFVAVNLRAHILNSGERWFLIVAGIFLLQLGLAVLLKLYFFTITV, encoded by the exons ATGATGTCCGGCGGTGGCTACTCCGCCCTCGACGACCCCAAAGCCTCCGGATCCGTCCCG GCGGCGACGGGGCCAGATCCGCAGACCATCAAGTTCACCGAGTCCAACCTCCAGACCTTCCCACCCTCTGAAGCCAAGGGCAAGATCTCTGGCGCCTACCGCCCGCCCACTGACTCAGACG ACACCTTCTCGTCCAAGGTTGGAGGGGCAGGCGGAGGCAGGGGTAGCGATGGTGGATCGGACGATGCCGCGCAGGGCGGCTGGTTCCGCATGTTCTCCGTAGCGGCCTACAAGCCCTACTTCGACGTTGACACGTCCGATGTCGTGGAGAGGATCTGGGAGTCGGTCTTCCCCTTCCGCGGCAACTTCACAGAGAAGACTTCGGACAAACCCGACCT GTATGGGCCATTCTGGACATGCACCACCCTGATTTTTGTTGCTGCTTCCATTGCCACGTTTGTCACCTACCTTTCCCACAAATGGCATAAGAAAGAGTGGACCTATGATATTAACCTGGTTACATGGTCTGCGGGCTTATTCTATGGCTATGTGACATTTGTTCCCCTTGGGTTATATGTCATTCTTAAGTACTTCTCAGCACCTGCTGGACTCGTGCAATTGTGGTGCCTGTATGGGTACTCTTTATTCATCTTCATTCCAGCATCG CTTCTGTCAATTGTGCCAATAGAAATATTCAGATGGGTTATTGCTGGTGTCGCTGGGTTTATGTCTGCTACCTTCGTTGCTGTCAATCTCCGTGCCCACATCTTAAACTCCGGGGAGCGGTGGTTTCTGATCGTTGCAGGGATATTCTTGTTGCAGTTGGGGTTGGCTGTTTTGCTGAAACTTTATTTCTTTACGATAACTGTATAG